One genomic segment of Linepithema humile isolate Giens D197 chromosome 5, Lhum_UNIL_v1.0, whole genome shotgun sequence includes these proteins:
- the osa gene encoding trithorax group protein osa isoform X1 has product MAATQAESQQNDVKLNESVKCAQKRTQVGGNSASASAKQQLDPEPDDKVSRGAAQLLKYVNRGGDTTGYEMSQYREDIGGHTAAGEVKSPREAGQAPQEPVGKQEAHDAPGHPGHPGHPFAPNVIRDYSDEYSNNKSGEFAAGKPLADYPPGKQLPEYVAKHADFPGKQLDYHGKHLMHESERVHRTAEMEEHYSTSKITESRLAYVGANPGNFSGQPRFLSGQSISQTTGPTPTLNQLLQASTPVHRFHGNYPGMGPEYQQPWPIQRPPVVPPVYPQPSQRPPQTGSPRLHTGPGGQSSPTPMQYQQYTQRYSSPTRPHAPYSHHQLNSYTTQTNHPSSLYTEQRGWNQGGPPNPPPPPSNQVTPSGQSPQRALSQSPAPPPAASPQPQATSQSQAFHNLQQRATTPNTQGIDSGELSGQNSNDSSNGPACPGTPNSQGMRPTPSPTGSTGSRSMSPAVGRSFLRQQNVQMPPRPSSSQSDGSGPAPRMSHSPMTTQGAYQQPLGPSPHMHSYKMNSTGPGVVQPGPGSTALGGISPMGGGMGYAAGGTAAGQPGGYHAQSTYPPPRPHMQFPQGYPTPANSQPPPNNQYQPPNRPNNMVQYPPYTHKMGFNSVPPGMPPSPGPPQVYGGSGTTAMVPPGAPGVPVIGNMGPPASSMGPPPPSPNHISNQPPPPTSSAVSHLHTPAATPPLNHEGSPMPPPSTTPNSHPASAPTPTSHNSADLTAETSNDSGITTTASGTSAINVISTSSGTVTSVITTGPDGTSLDEGSQQSTLSNASAASGEDPAFTPKVRKEMMGGYHSHPATPQSTVPSPGAASINSIHEEYSDMNSPSWPRTPASPVFNSHVPQDPYRSKKPDSLAKLYEMDDSMERRTWLDKLVNFMDERRTPITSCPTISKNPLDLFRLYLYVKDRGGFMEVCKVTKNKTWKDIAGLLGIGASSSAAYTLRKHYTKHLLAFECHFDRGGVDPQPIINQVEAGSKKKGSKGTASVPSPGSSNSQDSFPAAGSSNTSMDGYGSYQSSYATGTPGGPSTDYTPPPPRPPSQSSAPATHQAIQQGSYQNTGSYQNYTQEQYIRPQGNALSQQGEFNQPYSPRSHYPPYVPDVDRGYPGGNMPPNNATGQDMYNRYTSGQQGPASYPTATPPTVARTNNYPSGPQAHPATVQQQTATSQPSSPSQPPAATSYSCPQDYYRQEQTGYGAPSGTQIYAGGGAANKNMPPPPPGPTQPRRHPDFAKDQQYPQYNQQRPAYPGWPNTTNQYNSNSGNNRVQYPSQQTQSPSQPPPQPQPQQGAQVVTPAPAAPAVGAMTNSQQWGSQQPTRSPSQPSLNAIAHAPPPWDHRYTNQPSPLYPTPGSHQNQLVNPMISQQPTSKREMTFPPDSVEAITPLLYKRRKLARADVAPVEAWRIMMALRSGQLAESCWALDVLNILLYDDSSVSYFGLTHLPGLLDVLLEHFSRSLSDMFESSVSDDDRYCQAADGPEVDLGAVTRPIDPEDRMKLLSTPNYTYLSRRGRPVKIVPRDDDLFVLDTRRPWDHQECESETEPWQVDANATKYIATCFQSEIGSVPFARLLRDEKPPLLQKEVDSTDLKEEAKADSVSGANETPDFTHKSGELGDKQSGKEGGERKQQQQQLDKKKKTKTLSDVLSRIKKEPVEMNDLTRELFEKKNDGFKKDCDSETTKANNNMDEHFGSDVSKNDEDSLPTQNGLNDSAPATTSNVDNSTADKAEIKTEATEEHELGTTRDDKEGPRLNIKDPAGTLKRRRISDYEDESYSRDEASLYLVTETQDNLARRCVCLSTILRNLTFIPGNEAEFAKNVTFLSLLGKLLLLHHEHPVRAQKTRNYDREEDADFADSCSSLQGESEWWWDFLHHVRENVLVMAANISGHMDLSQHPEEISRPVLDGLLHWAVCPAAHGQDPFPTVGLNSSLSPQRLALEALCKLCVTECNVDLVVATPPYSRLQRLCSVLTRLLCRSEEQVLREFGVNLLHFLSAADSGVARTIALQTPCVALLVAFIEQAESSALGVANQHGLAALRDNPESMGTSLDMLRRAAGTLLNLARHPDNRTLLLQHESRLLALVMSQILDQQVAAIVARVLFQCSRGT; this is encoded by the exons ATGGCTGCGACGCAAGCCGAGAGCCAACAAAACGATGTGAAGCTGAACGAGTCCGTGAAATGCGCACAGAAGCGTACGCAAGTCGGTGGGAATAGTGCGAGTGCTAGTGCGAAGCAGCAGCTGGATCCTGAGCCGGACGATAAAGTGTCCCGGGGCGCGGCCCAGCTGCTTAAATATGTGAATCGCGGCGGGGACACGACGGGCTACGAGATGAGTCAATACCGCGAGGACATTGGCGGACACACTGCTGCCGGTGAGGTAAAATCGCCGCGCGAGGCCGGCCAGGCGCCCCAGGAGCCCGTCGGCAAGCAAGAGGCGCATGACGCGCCCGGCCATCCCGGCCACCCGGGCCATCCGTTCGCGCCAAACGTGATACGCGACTACTCAGACGAGTACAGCAACAACAAATCCGGCGAGTTCGCCGCGGGCAAACCGCTCGCCGATTATCCGCCCGGCAAACAGTTACCGGAGTACGTGGCCAAGCATGCGGACTTTCCCGGCAAGCAGCTGGATTACCATGGTAAACACTTGATGCATGAGAGCGAGCGGGTGCACCGAACCGCCGAGATGGAGGAACACTACTCCACATCCAAGATCACGGAATCGCGTCTAGCGTACGTCGGCGCCAATCCTGGCAACTTCTCTGGCCAGCCGAGGTTTCTATCTGGACAGAGTATATCCCAGACTACTGGTCCGACACCTACGCTGAATCAGCTGCTGCAGGCGTCTACACCGGTGCATCGGTTTCATGGCAATTATCCCGGTATGGGACCCGAGTATCAACAGCCGTGGCCTATTCAAAGGCCACCGGTTGTACCTCCTGTTTATCCACAACCTAGCCAGCGACCTCCACAAACG GGTTCGCCGAGATTACACACAGGGCCAGGAGGACAAAGTTCTCCAACTCCCATGCAATATCAACAATATACCCAACGGTATTCTTCTCCTACGAGACCTCACGCACCTTATAGTCATCATCAG CTAAACTCTTATACGACGCAAACCAATCATCCCTCAAGCTTATACACAGAACAAAGGGGGTGGAATCAAGGTGGTCCACCGAATCCACCTCCACCGCCAAGTAATCAGGTCACTCCATCGGGTCAATCACCGCAGCGTGCTTTGTCTCAGTCTCCAGCTCCACCACCTGCTGCATCACCACAACCACAGGCCACCAGCCAATCTCAg gCTTTTCACAATCTGCAACAGCGAGCTACAACACCAAATACTCAAGGGATTGACTCTGGG GAATTATCAGGACAGAATAGTAATGACAGTTCGAACGGACCAGCTTGCCCAGGGACACCAAATTCTCAGGGGATGAGACCCACCCCGTCACCTACAGGATCCACAGGTTCTCGCTCGATGTCCCCTGCTGTTGGTCGGTCTTTTTTAC GCCAACAAAACGTTCAGATGCCTCCACGTCCGTCGAGTAGTCAGTCGGATGGTAGTGGGCCAGCACCACGCATGAGTCACTCTCCTATGACCACTCAAG GAGCATACCAGCAGCCATTGGGTCCTTCACCGCACATGCACAGTTACAAAATGAACAGCACCGGTCCTGGCGTAGTGCAACCGGGACCTGGTTCGACGGCTCTCGGTGGAATCAGCCCAATGGGTGGTGGGATGGGCTATGCAGCTGGTGGGACGGCTGCGGGTCAGCCTGGGGGTTATCACGCGCAGTCCACCTATCCACCGCCGCGTCCTCACATGCAGTTTCCGCAGGGGTATCCGACGCCCGCAAACTCACAACCACCGCCCAATAATCAGTATCAACCTCCCAACAGACCCAACAATATGGTACAATACCCGCCGTACACG CATAAAATGGGCTTCAACAGTGTACCGCCGGGAATGCCGCCGAGTCCAGGACCGCCGCAGGTTTACGGTGGCAGCGGCACGACCGCGATGGTGCCGCCTGGCGCACCGGGGGTGCCCGTTATCGGTAATATGGGACCGCCGGCGAGCTCTATGGGCCCGCCACCGCCGTCTCCCAATCACATAAGCAATCAGCCACCACCGCCTACCAGCTCGGCGGTATCGCACTTGCACACCCCGGCGGCCACTCCGCCGCTGAATCACGAGGGCAGCCCGATGCCGCCGCCGAGCACCACACCAAACTCGCATCCTGCGTCGGCACCGACGCCAACCAGCCACAATTCCGCTGATCTCACAGCTGAGACTTCCAACGACAGCGGTATAACCACGACCGCTTCAG GTACATCAGCTATAAATGTCATATCTACTTCGAGTGGTACTGTGACGTCTGTAATAACAACAGGTCCAGACGGTACGTCTCTGGATGAAGGCTCGCAACAGTCAACGTTGTCTAACGCATCGGCTG CTTCTGGTGAAGATCCAGCATTTACGCCAAAAGTGCGGAAGGAAATGATGGGAGGATACCACAGCCATCCCGCGACACCACAGAGTACTGTTCCGTCTCCGGGTGCTGCTAGCATTAATTCGATTCACGAGGAGTATTCTGACATGAACAGTCCTAGTTGGCCGCGTACTCCTGCTAGTCCT gtGTTTAACAGTCATGTGCCTCAAGACCCGTACAGATCTAAG AAGCCAGATAGTCTGGCAAAGTTATACGAAATGGATGACTCGATGGAACGGAGAACCTGGCTGGACAAACTGGTCAACTTCATGGATGAACGAAGAACACCGATCACCAGTTGTCCCACCATCTCCAAGAACCCCCTCGATCTGTTTCGGCTATACCTCTACGTGAAGGATAGGGGGGGCTTCATGGAGGTATGCAAG GTCACGAAAAACAAAACATGGAAGGATATAGCCGGTCTTTTGGGCATCGGCGCGAGCAGTAGCGCTGCTTACACGTTGCGCAAGCATTACACGAAGCATCTGCTGGCGTTCGAGTGTCATTTCGATCGCGGCGGCGTGGATCCGCAGCCCATCATCAATCAAGTGGAAGCGGGCTCGAAGAAGAAGGGATCCAAGGGAACTGCTTCTGTACCATCGCCGG GTTCTTCCAATTCTCAAGACTCCTTTCCTGCTGCCGGATCGAGCAATACTTCCATGGATGGCTATGGAAGCTATCAGAGTAGTTACGCGACCGGCACACCTGGCGGTCCATCGACAGATTAcacaccgccgccgccgaggCCGCCGAGTCAGAGTAGCGCACCCGCCACCCATCAGG CAATACAGCAGGGCAGTTACCAGAACACAGGTTCCTATCAGAACTATACGCAGGAGCAGTACATTCGGCCACAGGGAAACGCGCTGTCTCAGCAAGGGGAGTTCAATCAACCGTACTCGCCCAGATCGCATTATCCCCCTTACGTGCCAGACGTCGACAG GGGATATCCTGGTGGTAACATGCCGCCGAACAACGCCACTGGACAAGACATGTACAACAGATACACCAGCGGTCAGCAAGGTCCAGCTAGTTATCCGACGGCAACGCCTCCGACTGTCGCGCGGACCAACAACTATCCATCGGGGCCGCAAGCGCATCCGGCCACTGTGCAGCAGCAAACGGCGACCAGCCAGCCTTCCTCGCCCTCGCAACCGCCAGCCGCGACGTCGTACTCGTGTCCGCAAGATTACTATCGACAGGAACAA ACCGGATATGGAGCACCCAGTGGAACTCAAATATACGCCGGAGGTGGGGCGGCCAACAAAAACATGCCACCGCCTCCTCCAGGACCCACCCAACCTAGACGTCATCCAGACTTTGCCAAAGACCAACAGTATCCTCAGTATAATCAGCAACGACCTGCGTATCCAG GATGGCCCAATACAACCAATCAGTACAATAGTAATAGTGGAAATAATAGGGTTCAATACCCGAGCCAGCAGACGCAATCGCCGTCGCAGCCACCGCCACAGCCGCAACCACAACAAGGAGCCCAAGTCGTCACGCCTGCCCCAGCTGCACCGGCAGTCGGCGCTATGACTAATAGTCAACAATGGGGCAGCCAACAGCCAACCAGGTCTCCGTCTCAACCATCGCTAAACGCTATAGCGCACGCGCCTCCGCCGTGGGATCATCGCTATACGAATCAACCGTCCCCTTTGTACCCAACACCCGGAAGTCATCAG AATCAACTCGTGAATCCCATGATCAGTCAGCAACCGACGTCAAAGAGAGAAATGACATTCCCTCCTGACAGCGTGGAAGCAATCACGCCTCTTTTGTACAAGCGACGAAAACTGGCGCGCGCCGACGTGGCGCCAGTAGAAGCTTGGCGCATTATGATGGCTTTGCGATCGGGCCAACTTGCCGAAAGTTGCTGGGCCCTCGAcgtattaaacattttgttatacGATGATTCTTCC GTAAGCTATTTCGGCTTAACGCACTTGCCCGGATTACTGGACGTTCTGCTGGAACATTTCTCGCGTTCGCTCTCCGACATGTTTGAGTCGTCTGTGAGCGATGACGATCGCTATTGCCAGGCCGCGGATGGTCCTGAGGTAGATCTCGGCGCGGTGACGCGCCCCATCGATCCTGAAGATCGAATGAAATTGCTGTCGACACCAAATTATACGTATCTCTCGAGGAGAGGTCGCCCCGTGAAGATTGTTCCGCGGGACGACGATCTGTTCGTTCTGGACACCCGAAGACCTTGGGATCATCAGGAGTGCGAGTCAGAGACCGAGCCTTGGCAGGTGGATGCGAACGCGACCAAATACATCGCGACGTGTTTTCAATCCGAAATAGGCTCGGTGCCTTTCGCCCGTTTGCTGAGGGACGAAAAACCGCCGTTGCTGCAGAAGGAAGTCGACAGCACGGACTTGAAGGAGGAAGCCAAAGCAGACAGTGTCAGCGGTGCCAATGAGACGCCGGATTTCACTCACAAGTCAGGCGAGCTCGGCGACAAGCAGTCCGGCAAGGAGGGCGGCGAGCGTAaacaacaacagcaacagttggacaaaaagaaaaagacgaaGACTCTGAGTGACGTGTTATCGAGGATCAAGAAGGAGCCCGTGGAGATGAACGATCTCACGAGAGAACTGTTCGAGAAGAAGAACGATGGCTTCAAGAAGGATTGTGACAGTGAGACGACGAAAGCGAACAATAATATGGACGAGCACTTCGGCAGCGACGTGTCGAAGAACGATGAGGACTCACTGCCGACGCAGAACGGACTGAACGACTCGGCGCCAGCGACGACGAGCAACGTGGACAACAGCACCGCAGACAAGGCCGAGATCAAGACGGAAGCGACGGAAGAGCACGAGCTGGGGACGACGAGGGACGACAAGGAGGGACCAAGATTAAACATAAAAGATCCGGCAGGTACGCTAAAGCGACGGAGGATAAGCGACTACGAGGACGAGAGCTACTCGAGGGATGAAGCGAGTCTCTATCTGGTGACGGAGACGCAGGACAATCTCGCCCGTCGCTGCGTGTGCCTGTCAACGATCTTGAGGAATCTCACCTTTATCCCCGGCAACGAGGCGGAGTTCGCGAAGAACGTCACGTTTCTCAGTCTGCTCGGCaagctgctgctgctgcaccATGAGCACCCGGTGCGGGCGCAAAAGACGCGCAATTACGATCGCGAAGAGGACGCGGACTTCGCGGACTCGTGCAGCAGTCTGCAGGGCGAGAGCGAATGGTGGTGGGACTTTCTGCATCACGTAAGGGAGAACGTTCTCGTGATGGCCGCGAACATATCCGGCCACATGGACCTCAGCCAGCACCCGGAGGAGATTTCGCGGCCCGTGCTCGACGGACTTCTGCACTGGGCCGTGTGCCCGGCAGCGCACGGCCAGGACCCGTTCCCGACCGTCGGGCTGAACTCTTCGCTGTCGCCGCAGAGACTCGCGCTCGAGGCGCTGTGCAAGTTATGCGTGACCGAGTGCAACGTCGACCTGGTGGTGGCGACGCCACCCTACTCCCGATTACAAAGATTATGCTCCGTGCTGACCAGGCTGCTCTGCCGCAGCGAAGAGCAAGTGCTGCGCGAATTCGGCGTGAATCTGCTGCACTTCCTGTCCGCTGCGGACAGCGGCGTGGCGCGCACCATCGCTCTACAGACACCGTGCGTCGCATTGCTCGTCGCGTTCATCGAGCAGGCGGAATCGAGCGCTCTCGGGGTCGCGAATCAGCACGGTCTCGCGGCGCTGCGCGACAATCCCGAGTCGATGGGTACGAGCCTTGATATGCTACGACGCGCGGCTGGTACGCTGCTCAACCTCGCCAGGCATCCGGACAACCGAACGCTCCTCCTGCAGCACGAGTCCCGTCTGCTCGCCTTGGTGATGAGCCAGATCTTAGATCAGCAAGTGGCCGCGATAGTCGCGCGTGTGTTGTTCCAGTGTTCGAGGGGCACGTAA